One window from the genome of Halomicrobium zhouii encodes:
- a CDS encoding DUF2270 domain-containing protein, which produces MATDDSEATTANPGSAPADRIPEGESAVASLTGEFYRGEVDRMATWRGRLDQTTNWAVVVVAAILTWAFTSADNPHYVILIGVFGVTAFLVMEATRYREYDIWRNRVRVLQQDLFAQMYAPDPSDESDWRTELGDELRNPRFEMSFQQALTHRLRRSYLALLLLLLAAWIARITVFEASESWEQTSSILTISGEVVTAVVVGFYVVVVAIAAYSARGGRVREFEE; this is translated from the coding sequence ATGGCTACAGACGATTCGGAGGCGACGACGGCGAACCCCGGCAGCGCGCCGGCCGACAGGATACCCGAGGGAGAGTCAGCAGTGGCGAGCCTGACCGGCGAGTTCTACCGGGGGGAAGTCGACCGGATGGCGACCTGGCGCGGTCGGCTGGACCAGACGACGAACTGGGCCGTCGTCGTCGTGGCGGCGATACTGACGTGGGCGTTCACGAGCGCCGACAACCCACACTACGTGATACTCATCGGCGTGTTCGGCGTCACCGCCTTCCTCGTGATGGAGGCGACCCGGTACCGGGAGTACGACATCTGGCGGAACCGGGTCCGGGTTCTCCAGCAGGACCTGTTCGCACAGATGTACGCGCCCGACCCGTCGGACGAGTCGGACTGGCGCACGGAACTGGGCGACGAACTCCGCAATCCCAGGTTCGAGATGAGTTTTCAGCAGGCGCTCACCCACCGGCTGCGGCGGTCGTACCTCGCGCTCCTGTTACTCCTGCTCGCGGCCTGGATCGCCCGTATCACCGTCTTCGAAGCGTCGGAATCCTGGGAGCAGACGTCGTCGATCCTCACGATCTCCGGTGAAGTCGTCACCGCCGTGGTCGTGGGGTTCTACGTCGTCGTCGTTGCCATCGCTGCCTACTCCGCCCGCGGCGGGAGAGTCCGGGAGTTCGAGGAGTAG
- a CDS encoding mechanosensitive ion channel family protein, whose product MQFGPDFLVDVLATYSNLLQNIVEFAVIALGLYVVGRALVETVGRIALQRSKFDETMADGVLSFLRLAVVLLAVVVGASAADFRGAFAGSALIAGGVTLAVGLGAQDVLGNFVAGAFLVQDPDVNIGDRIRWEDEEGIITGIDLRVTRVRTLDNEIIVVPNKELSTTVVRNLTSHDPVGFSYEFAVQHDELDEAVATIETVAAEYDELVDVPAPTVRVTDLLESEVVVTARAFFPIEKRSQRYRIRTTFLRRVVQRCQENGVGLSQSTLQELSGTVGVDPVAGDEGAPADSSVTAYRPTDEDNRDPD is encoded by the coding sequence ATGCAGTTCGGCCCCGACTTCCTCGTGGACGTCCTGGCGACCTACTCGAACCTGCTCCAGAACATCGTCGAGTTCGCCGTTATCGCGCTCGGCCTCTACGTCGTCGGACGGGCGCTCGTCGAGACGGTCGGGCGAATCGCGCTCCAGCGCTCGAAGTTCGACGAGACGATGGCCGACGGCGTGCTGAGCTTCCTCCGCCTCGCCGTGGTGTTGCTCGCCGTCGTCGTCGGGGCCAGCGCCGCCGACTTCCGGGGAGCGTTCGCCGGCTCGGCGCTTATCGCTGGCGGCGTGACCCTGGCCGTCGGCCTCGGTGCCCAGGACGTCCTCGGGAACTTCGTCGCCGGTGCCTTCCTCGTCCAGGACCCCGACGTCAACATCGGCGACCGGATCCGGTGGGAGGACGAGGAGGGGATCATCACCGGCATCGACCTCCGGGTGACGCGGGTGCGGACGCTCGACAACGAGATCATCGTCGTCCCGAACAAGGAGCTCTCGACGACCGTCGTTCGCAACCTCACGTCCCACGACCCCGTCGGCTTCTCCTACGAGTTCGCGGTCCAGCACGACGAACTCGACGAGGCCGTCGCCACGATCGAGACGGTCGCGGCCGAGTACGACGAACTCGTCGACGTGCCAGCCCCGACCGTCCGGGTGACCGACCTCCTCGAGTCCGAGGTCGTCGTCACCGCCAGAGCGTTCTTCCCCATCGAGAAGCGCTCACAGCGCTACCGGATCCGGACGACCTTTCTCCGGCGCGTCGTCCAGCGATGTCAGGAGAACGGCGTCGGCCTCAGCCAGTCGACTCTGCAGGAACTGTCGGGGACAGTCGGGGTCGACCCGGTCGCCGGCGACGAGGGGGCCCCAGCCGACAGTAGCGTGACTGCGTATCGGCCGACCGACGAGGATAACCGCGACCCCGATTGA
- a CDS encoding PHP-associated domain-containing protein, translating to MYVVDLHTHTRFFHGFRSRATPFDPLGARLLDGIAHRRDVDGLAITNHDYCYRPGSTRSVVVPGIEITTTEGHLLVVGPDPPEATIPERLTPVEAVELAHQHDCAAIMAHPFRNSMLPGSSADFDAVEVNGKHTGNVERVESLARQRELPLVGGSDAHYPVEVGRAVTLVDAERLTPRSVVEAIRDGRVEPAVRNHLTDRVLRKLYRRVHRLKGHVVEKTPGQSGSQ from the coding sequence GTGTACGTCGTCGACCTCCACACCCACACCCGGTTCTTCCACGGCTTCCGGTCGCGAGCGACGCCGTTCGACCCGCTCGGAGCCCGATTGCTCGACGGCATCGCCCACCGTCGCGACGTCGACGGACTCGCGATAACCAACCACGACTACTGTTATCGGCCCGGCTCCACCCGGTCTGTCGTCGTCCCCGGCATCGAGATAACGACGACCGAGGGCCACCTCCTGGTCGTGGGCCCGGACCCGCCCGAGGCGACCATCCCGGAGCGGCTGACGCCGGTCGAGGCCGTCGAACTTGCCCACCAGCACGACTGCGCCGCGATCATGGCCCACCCGTTCAGGAACAGCATGTTGCCAGGGAGCAGCGCCGACTTCGACGCCGTCGAGGTCAACGGCAAGCACACCGGTAACGTCGAGCGTGTCGAATCGCTCGCCCGACAGCGCGAACTGCCTCTCGTCGGCGGGAGCGACGCACACTACCCCGTAGAAGTCGGCCGCGCGGTCACCCTCGTCGACGCCGAGCGGCTGACCCCCCGGAGCGTCGTCGAAGCCATCCGCGACGGTCGCGTGGAACCGGCGGTGCGGAACCACCTCACCGACCGGGTGCTTCGCAAGCTCTATCGGCGAGTTCACCGGCTCAAGGGCCACGTCGTGGAGAAGACACCAGGTCAGTCGGGGTCGCAGTGA
- a CDS encoding diacylglycerol/lipid kinase family protein yields MTSPVDDPPGTPRRILVHNPASGDASHGDQIRRLADERGYEVRETESAEDIVEQAATAATEADVVAAAGGDGTLTRAVRGLARADAFEDTLFGVVPVGTGNNFAGNVGVTGIEHGFDVIDHGDRRRIDVGLVNETPFLNSVVAGLTAEASADTEPEAKERWGTLAYAMTTAETLREFDNLRVRIEPDGDEPLSCDAKIVFVGNARSFPSTGRTQGNVEDGLLEVAVIEDVSTLDLIEESLQAALGNDAEHVSRFETRRLEIELSGEPDDISVDGEILTESHLTFDVWERTLWLPVGETYEPSPQGSR; encoded by the coding sequence GTGACCTCTCCGGTCGACGACCCACCGGGAACGCCCCGGCGGATACTCGTCCACAACCCCGCGTCCGGCGACGCCAGTCACGGCGACCAGATCCGTCGGCTCGCCGACGAACGGGGCTACGAAGTCCGCGAGACCGAGTCGGCCGAGGACATCGTGGAGCAGGCGGCGACCGCTGCCACGGAGGCAGACGTCGTCGCTGCCGCTGGTGGCGACGGGACGCTGACCCGCGCAGTCCGCGGCCTGGCCCGGGCCGACGCGTTCGAGGACACGCTGTTCGGCGTCGTCCCGGTCGGAACCGGCAACAACTTCGCGGGAAACGTCGGCGTAACCGGCATCGAACACGGCTTCGACGTGATCGACCACGGCGACCGGCGCCGGATAGACGTCGGCCTCGTCAACGAGACGCCGTTCCTCAACTCCGTCGTCGCCGGATTGACGGCCGAGGCCAGCGCGGACACCGAACCCGAGGCCAAGGAGCGGTGGGGAACCCTGGCCTACGCGATGACGACGGCGGAGACGCTCCGGGAGTTCGACAACCTGCGAGTGCGGATCGAACCGGACGGCGACGAACCGCTGTCGTGTGACGCCAAGATCGTGTTCGTCGGAAACGCGCGGAGCTTTCCCAGTACGGGCCGCACACAGGGAAACGTCGAGGACGGCCTGCTCGAGGTCGCCGTGATAGAGGACGTGTCGACGCTGGACCTCATCGAGGAGTCGCTCCAGGCGGCGCTGGGCAACGACGCGGAACACGTCAGTCGGTTCGAGACGCGCCGGCTCGAGATCGAGCTGTCGGGCGAACCCGACGACATCAGCGTCGACGGAGAGATCCTCACCGAGTCCCACCTCACCTTCGACGTCTGGGAACGGACGCTCTGGCTCCCCGTCGGGGAGACCTACGAACCATCACCCCAGGGATCGAGGTAA
- a CDS encoding NUDIX hydrolase, whose amino-acid sequence MSEDSTEEAHANALQDVIAVDENDEPQGTVNRLDAHTGDGIRHRAFTALLFDEDDNILLAQRAFGKRLWDTHWDGTVASHPVEGQSQEAATRERLEEELGITPDQYDDLRVTDRFEYKRYYENAGLEWEVCAVLQATLHDTTLDPDPDEVAGLMWVPYEYFNENPKYYRQLRLCPWFEIAARRDTSE is encoded by the coding sequence ATGAGCGAGGACAGCACTGAGGAAGCCCACGCGAACGCCCTCCAGGACGTGATCGCGGTCGACGAGAACGACGAACCGCAGGGAACGGTCAACCGACTCGACGCCCACACCGGCGACGGCATCCGGCACCGGGCGTTCACCGCGTTGCTGTTCGACGAGGACGACAACATCCTGCTGGCCCAGCGTGCGTTCGGCAAGCGCCTCTGGGACACGCACTGGGACGGCACCGTCGCCTCCCACCCCGTCGAAGGACAGAGTCAGGAAGCGGCCACGCGCGAACGACTCGAGGAGGAGCTCGGCATCACTCCCGACCAGTACGACGACCTGCGGGTCACCGACCGGTTCGAGTACAAGCGCTACTACGAGAACGCGGGCCTCGAGTGGGAGGTCTGTGCCGTCCTTCAGGCCACGTTACACGACACCACGCTCGACCCGGACCCCGACGAGGTCGCCGGCCTCATGTGGGTTCCCTACGAGTATTTCAACGAGAATCCGAAGTACTACCGGCAGCTTCGCCTGTGTCCCTGGTTCGAGATCGCCGCTCGCCGGGACACGAGCGAGTGA
- a CDS encoding MogA/MoaB family molybdenum cofactor biosynthesis protein yields MVDFQSRDTNRGRSTSDDDVSVDGQGDVDPDEPDSSEDPAAATADHEETTVISAAVVSVSDTRTHDDDPGGEAVVDAFEAAGHDVVTREVLRTAHDSVQQTVDTLVRREDVTVVVTTGGTGVGPRAVTIDAVHPLIDKGLPGFGELFRRRYAESVGTDAIGTRATAGIAEATPVFCLPGDPDAARLGVSEIVVEQAERLATLASGDDTSDA; encoded by the coding sequence ATGGTCGATTTCCAGTCCCGCGACACGAACCGGGGTCGGTCGACGAGCGACGACGACGTTAGCGTCGACGGCCAGGGCGACGTCGACCCTGACGAGCCCGACTCGTCCGAGGACCCCGCGGCCGCCACCGCGGATCACGAGGAGACGACGGTGATCTCGGCTGCAGTCGTCAGCGTCTCGGACACACGCACGCACGACGACGACCCGGGCGGCGAAGCCGTCGTCGACGCCTTCGAAGCCGCCGGCCACGACGTCGTCACCCGGGAAGTCCTGCGCACCGCCCACGACTCGGTCCAGCAGACCGTCGACACGCTCGTCCGACGCGAGGACGTTACGGTCGTCGTGACGACGGGCGGAACCGGTGTCGGTCCCCGCGCGGTCACCATCGACGCGGTTCACCCGCTCATCGACAAGGGGCTGCCGGGCTTCGGCGAACTGTTCCGGCGACGGTACGCCGAGTCGGTCGGGACCGACGCCATCGGGACGCGGGCGACCGCCGGCATCGCCGAGGCAACGCCGGTGTTCTGCCTCCCCGGTGACCCGGACGCCGCCCGGCTCGGCGTCAGCGAAATCGTCGTCGAGCAGGCCGAGCGGCTGGCCACGCTGGCGAGCGGTGACGACACGTCGGACGCGTAG
- a CDS encoding DUF7126 family protein: protein MTLRVTLVGADEGAIANALEAEGHDVQIAPIGNRPGLEEAGIHDADVYLLTDLEQATSIAVAKDLEDDLRVVVYAEGSLPDFASRQTDLVVDPNLLGPDAVAEELE from the coding sequence ATGACGCTCCGAGTCACGCTGGTCGGCGCCGACGAGGGCGCCATCGCCAACGCCCTCGAAGCCGAGGGTCACGACGTCCAGATCGCACCGATCGGCAACCGGCCCGGCCTGGAGGAAGCCGGTATTCACGACGCCGACGTCTACCTCCTGACCGACCTCGAGCAGGCCACGTCCATCGCCGTCGCCAAGGACCTCGAGGACGACCTCCGCGTCGTCGTGTACGCCGAGGGCTCGCTTCCCGACTTTGCCAGCCGACAGACGGACCTCGTCGTGGACCCGAACCTGCTGGGTCCCGACGCCGTCGCGGAAGAACTGGAGTAG
- the guaA gene encoding glutamine-hydrolyzing GMP synthase translates to MVDVDEFIDEKIEEISAEVGDANAVIALSGGVDSSTAAALAYEAIGDQLTAVYVDTGLMRKGETEEIRETFDYMDSLRIVEAKDRFLEVLGGVTDPEAKRHAIGEQFIREFETVAKDVDADYLVQGTIYPDRIESEGTIKSHHNVGGLPEVVDFEGIVEPMRDLYKDEVREVARELDLEEIISERMPFPGPGLAVRILGEVTDEKLEVAREANHVVEEELEEHDPWQALAAVIGKATGVKGDNRVHGWVIAVRSVESRDGMTARAQEVDWDTLQRIQSRITGENENVSRVLYDVTHKPPATIEYE, encoded by the coding sequence ATGGTCGACGTCGACGAGTTCATCGACGAGAAGATAGAGGAGATATCGGCCGAAGTCGGCGATGCCAACGCCGTCATCGCCCTGTCCGGCGGCGTCGACTCCTCGACGGCCGCCGCGCTGGCCTACGAGGCCATCGGCGACCAGCTCACCGCCGTCTACGTGGACACCGGGCTCATGCGAAAAGGGGAGACCGAGGAGATCCGCGAGACGTTCGACTACATGGACTCGCTGCGTATCGTCGAGGCCAAAGACCGCTTCCTCGAAGTTCTGGGCGGCGTCACGGACCCAGAAGCGAAGCGCCACGCCATCGGCGAGCAGTTCATCCGCGAGTTCGAGACCGTCGCGAAGGACGTCGACGCCGACTACCTCGTCCAGGGGACCATCTACCCCGACCGCATCGAGAGCGAGGGAACGATCAAGTCCCACCACAACGTCGGGGGCCTCCCGGAGGTCGTCGACTTCGAGGGCATCGTCGAACCGATGCGGGACCTCTACAAGGACGAGGTCCGCGAGGTCGCCCGCGAACTCGACTTGGAGGAGATCATCTCCGAGCGGATGCCGTTCCCCGGCCCCGGCCTGGCAGTCCGTATCCTCGGCGAAGTCACCGATGAGAAACTGGAAGTCGCCCGCGAGGCCAATCACGTCGTCGAGGAAGAACTGGAAGAGCACGACCCCTGGCAGGCCCTCGCGGCCGTCATCGGCAAGGCCACCGGCGTCAAGGGCGACAACCGCGTCCACGGCTGGGTCATCGCCGTCCGCTCCGTCGAGTCGAGAGACGGCATGACCGCCCGTGCCCAGGAGGTCGACTGGGACACCCTCCAGCGCATCCAGAGCCGCATCACCGGCGAGAACGAGAACGTCTCGCGCGTCCTCTACGACGTCACCCACAAACCCCCGGCGACCATCGAGTACGAATGA
- a CDS encoding PKD domain-containing protein, translating to MPSDRTRFDRGTERAASETRASGGRGESRRSFLQLLGTGLVAAAGAGASGSVAAQSSGPEVTTLDLRVTDDPSLPAVDELFVFAHGWNSASSGPDLTATVVDGLAAAGYEPDAAVALVYQADASGPSGAIDQSAAAAAEFAPVVEDAIDAGAGSVRLAAHSLGGRVVLGTLSELGPGYVVDTVAPMGAAANGSTVTEGGQWYDGVAENAREVRNYHSRNDQVIGDGFGSGGTNGNPGDTALGAEGVPNPSAAPDTYTDVDVTDSVSGHGGYMSSPAVTGDLAEAIIQDDGEDTPTDTPDTETPDTETPDTETPDIETPDTETPDTETPPSGDLIASIDPGTTSAGTGELVQFWITDETGGSSWITDLQWELGDGTSASGWYADNRYGSAGTYTVTLTATDSAGNTSTDEVTVQIS from the coding sequence ATGCCCAGCGATCGTACGCGGTTCGACAGAGGTACCGAACGCGCAGCCAGCGAGACTCGAGCGTCAGGCGGACGGGGGGAGTCGCGCCGGTCGTTCCTCCAGTTGCTCGGGACCGGCCTGGTCGCCGCGGCGGGTGCCGGCGCGAGCGGCTCGGTGGCGGCCCAGTCCAGCGGCCCCGAGGTTACCACCCTCGACCTGCGGGTGACCGACGATCCGTCGCTCCCCGCAGTCGACGAACTGTTCGTGTTCGCCCACGGGTGGAACAGCGCCAGCTCCGGCCCCGACCTGACCGCGACCGTAGTCGACGGCCTCGCCGCAGCGGGCTACGAACCCGACGCGGCCGTCGCCCTCGTGTACCAGGCAGACGCCTCGGGCCCCAGCGGCGCCATCGACCAGTCGGCGGCCGCCGCCGCGGAGTTCGCGCCGGTCGTCGAGGATGCCATCGATGCGGGCGCCGGATCGGTCCGGCTCGCCGCCCACTCGCTGGGCGGCCGGGTCGTCCTCGGAACGCTCTCCGAACTCGGTCCTGGCTACGTCGTCGACACCGTCGCACCGATGGGCGCCGCGGCCAACGGCTCGACGGTCACGGAGGGCGGCCAGTGGTACGACGGCGTCGCCGAGAACGCCCGCGAGGTCCGGAACTACCACTCCCGGAACGACCAGGTCATCGGAGACGGCTTCGGCTCGGGCGGGACGAACGGCAATCCGGGCGACACCGCGCTCGGCGCCGAGGGCGTCCCGAACCCGTCGGCGGCGCCGGACACGTACACCGACGTCGACGTCACCGACTCCGTCAGCGGCCACGGCGGGTACATGAGCAGCCCGGCGGTCACGGGCGACCTCGCGGAGGCGATCATCCAGGACGACGGCGAAGACACGCCCACCGATACCCCTGACACGGAGACGCCAGACACGGAAACGCCGGACACGGAGACTCCCGACATAGAGACGCCAGACACGGAAACGCCGGACACGGAGACGCCGCCCTCCGGCGACCTGATCGCGTCGATCGATCCGGGAACGACGTCCGCAGGGACGGGCGAGCTGGTCCAGTTCTGGATCACCGACGAGACCGGTGGCAGCAGCTGGATCACCGATCTCCAGTGGGAACTCGGGGACGGTACGTCGGCCAGCGGCTGGTACGCCGACAACCGCTACGGGTCTGCCGGCACCTACACCGTCACGCTGACCGCCACCGATAGCGCGGGCAACACGTCCACCGACGAGGTGACCGTCCAGATCTCCTGA
- a CDS encoding endo-1,4-beta-xylanase, translating to MTEDTHQRDGDVSEDDLRDGIDRRDYMRAVGASTVVGLLGGGAAGTATAQSGFDEAAADQRIRDNQTGPLTVDVVDENGNPVSGATVDVEMTDHDFTFGTAIGAEVLIDQFSEGEPFRENLEELFNTAVLGNAHKWAFWEDDRQRADDAVDWLEEKGLDIRGHTCVYGVDYAVPDDVMQAVENDDGATVRERSMQHLRDIITYYGDRIQEWDVVNEATHRGLLQAAVYPDRMDTDDFAAGEVQPWTSPLLAEWFSEAESVIDENGLDVDVVTNDYNTLTWDVEKYVEEVQFLLDQGVGVDAIGHQAHIGATDHNDQPWNYARIEQVFERYADFPAAQRITEFDMYGDSWSDQQQRADIFRRFLKTAYGHPDVDEFMIWGMWDESHWQNEAPFFEADWSEKPPLDVWRNLVFDEWWTDDSGTTDAGGTYSTGAFLGEHEITVTAGSDSVTRTVSVTSNGGTSVTVSVDGSETETETETETETETDTETETDTETETDTETDTETDTETETETETDTDDGGPSGDLIASIDPGATSGSVGDLMQFWIADETGNSTWITDLQWELGDGSTGAGWYADNRYGSAGTYTVTLTATDSAGNTSTDEVTVQIS from the coding sequence ATGACAGAGGACACACACCAGCGAGACGGGGACGTATCGGAGGACGACCTGCGCGACGGAATCGACCGGCGCGACTACATGCGAGCGGTCGGCGCCAGTACGGTAGTGGGCCTGCTCGGCGGCGGCGCCGCGGGGACCGCGACGGCCCAGAGCGGATTCGACGAGGCGGCGGCCGACCAGCGGATCAGGGACAACCAGACCGGACCGCTGACCGTCGACGTCGTCGACGAGAACGGGAACCCGGTCTCCGGAGCGACGGTCGACGTCGAGATGACGGACCACGACTTCACCTTCGGCACCGCCATCGGCGCCGAAGTACTCATCGACCAGTTCAGCGAGGGCGAGCCGTTCCGCGAAAACCTGGAGGAGCTGTTCAATACGGCCGTGCTCGGCAACGCCCACAAGTGGGCCTTCTGGGAGGACGACCGGCAGCGGGCCGACGACGCCGTCGACTGGCTCGAGGAGAAGGGCCTCGACATCCGGGGGCACACCTGCGTCTACGGCGTCGACTACGCGGTTCCGGACGACGTCATGCAGGCGGTCGAGAACGACGACGGTGCGACGGTCCGGGAGCGCTCGATGCAGCACCTCCGCGACATCATCACCTACTACGGCGACCGGATCCAGGAGTGGGACGTCGTCAACGAGGCGACCCACCGGGGGCTACTCCAGGCCGCAGTGTACCCCGACCGGATGGACACGGACGACTTCGCCGCCGGTGAAGTCCAGCCCTGGACGTCGCCGCTGCTGGCGGAGTGGTTCAGTGAAGCGGAGTCGGTCATCGACGAGAACGGCCTGGACGTCGACGTCGTCACGAACGACTACAACACGCTGACGTGGGACGTCGAGAAGTACGTCGAGGAGGTCCAGTTCCTCCTCGACCAGGGCGTCGGCGTGGACGCCATCGGGCACCAGGCCCACATCGGAGCCACCGACCACAACGACCAGCCCTGGAACTACGCGCGAATCGAACAGGTGTTCGAGCGGTACGCCGACTTCCCGGCGGCCCAGCGTATCACCGAGTTCGACATGTACGGCGACAGCTGGTCCGACCAGCAACAGCGCGCCGACATCTTCCGACGGTTCCTCAAGACCGCCTACGGCCACCCCGACGTCGACGAGTTCATGATCTGGGGCATGTGGGACGAGAGTCACTGGCAGAACGAGGCCCCCTTCTTCGAGGCGGACTGGTCGGAGAAGCCGCCCCTCGACGTCTGGCGCAACCTCGTCTTCGACGAGTGGTGGACCGACGATTCGGGCACCACGGACGCCGGTGGCACCTACTCGACGGGCGCCTTCCTCGGCGAACACGAGATAACCGTCACGGCAGGAAGCGACTCCGTCACCCGGACGGTGTCGGTCACGAGCAACGGAGGCACGTCTGTCACGGTTTCCGTCGACGGGAGCGAGACCGAGACGGAGACAGAGACCGAGACAGAAACTGAAACGGACACCGAGACTGAGACCGATACGGAGACGGAAACTGACACCGAGACTGATACGGAAACGGACACCGAGACGGAGACTGAGACTGAGACGGATACCGACGATGGGGGGCCCTCCGGCGACCTGATCGCCTCGATCGATCCGGGGGCGACGTCCGGGTCGGTCGGCGACCTGATGCAATTCTGGATCGCCGACGAGACCGGCAACAGCACCTGGATCACCGACCTCCAGTGGGAGCTGGGCGACGGGTCGACCGGCGCTGGCTGGTACGCCGACAACCGCTACGGGTCGGCCGGCACCTACACCGTCACCCTCACCGCCACCGATAGCGCGGGCAATACGTCCACGGACGAGGTGACCGTCCAGATCTCCTGA
- the pyrG gene encoding glutamine hydrolyzing CTP synthase yields the protein MPTDSATNYDPDLGRKFIFVTGGVMSGLGKGITAASTGRLLKNAGFDVTAVKIDPYLNVDAGTMNPYQHGEVYVLKDGGEVDLDLGNYERFLDIDMTFDHNVTTGKVYQQVIEAERAGDYLGKTVQIIPHVTDDIKRRIREAAAGTDVCIVEVGGTVGDIEGMPYLEALRQFSHEEDEDDILFTHVTLVPYSMNGEQKTKPTQHSVKELRSIGLQPDILVGRSEDRLDPDVKEKIALFCDVPTDAVFSNPDVEDIYHVPLMVEEEGLDEYVMERLELADEALPESERDNEWRELVTQETEGTVDVALVGKYGLEDAYISIHESLKHAGLDTGVDVNVEWIHSEELADGYNGELDEMDGLVVPGGFGARGTEGKIEAIRYARENDLPFLGLCLGFQMAVVEYARNVLGLTGAHSAELDEETDHAVIDILPEQKDLDDMGGTMRLGSHVTDIEPGTLANEIYGDTSCTERHRHRYEVNPEYIDDLEEAGLVFSGKSGRRMEILELPDHPYFFGTQFHPEFRSRPGRASPPFVGFVESMLAEDEAVATTDARN from the coding sequence ATGCCAACGGATTCTGCGACGAACTACGACCCAGACCTGGGCCGGAAGTTCATCTTCGTCACTGGCGGTGTCATGTCGGGGCTCGGAAAGGGAATCACGGCCGCGAGCACCGGCCGGCTCCTGAAGAACGCCGGGTTCGACGTGACCGCGGTGAAGATCGACCCCTACCTCAACGTCGACGCGGGGACGATGAATCCCTACCAGCACGGCGAGGTGTACGTGCTCAAGGACGGCGGCGAGGTCGACCTGGACCTGGGGAACTACGAGCGCTTCCTCGACATCGACATGACCTTCGACCACAACGTCACGACGGGGAAGGTCTACCAGCAGGTCATCGAGGCCGAGCGGGCGGGCGACTACCTCGGCAAGACCGTCCAGATCATCCCGCACGTCACCGACGACATCAAGCGGCGCATCCGCGAGGCCGCCGCCGGAACCGACGTCTGTATCGTCGAGGTCGGCGGGACCGTCGGGGACATCGAGGGGATGCCCTACCTCGAAGCACTCCGGCAGTTCTCCCACGAAGAGGACGAGGACGACATCCTGTTCACCCACGTCACGCTCGTCCCCTACTCGATGAACGGGGAGCAAAAGACCAAACCGACCCAGCACAGCGTCAAGGAACTCCGTTCTATCGGCCTCCAGCCCGACATCCTGGTCGGTCGCTCCGAGGACCGCCTGGATCCGGACGTCAAGGAGAAAATCGCCCTGTTCTGCGACGTGCCCACTGACGCCGTCTTCTCCAACCCCGACGTCGAGGACATCTACCACGTCCCGCTGATGGTCGAGGAGGAGGGCCTCGACGAGTACGTGATGGAGCGACTCGAACTCGCCGACGAGGCGCTCCCCGAGAGCGAGCGGGACAACGAGTGGCGCGAACTCGTCACCCAGGAGACCGAAGGGACGGTCGACGTCGCCCTCGTCGGCAAGTATGGGCTCGAAGACGCCTACATCTCCATCCACGAGTCGCTCAAGCACGCCGGCCTCGACACCGGCGTCGACGTCAACGTCGAGTGGATCCACTCCGAGGAACTCGCCGACGGCTACAACGGCGAACTCGACGAGATGGACGGCCTCGTCGTCCCCGGCGGCTTCGGCGCCCGCGGGACGGAGGGCAAGATAGAGGCTATCCGCTACGCCCGCGAGAACGACCTCCCCTTCCTCGGCCTCTGTCTGGGCTTCCAGATGGCCGTCGTCGAGTACGCCCGCAACGTGCTGGGTCTCACCGGCGCACACTCGGCGGAACTCGACGAGGAGACCGACCACGCCGTCATCGACATTCTTCCCGAACAGAAGGACCTCGACGACATGGGCGGGACGATGCGACTGGGCTCACACGTCACCGATATCGAACCGGGAACCCTCGCCAACGAGATCTACGGCGACACGTCCTGCACTGAACGCCACCGCCACCGCTACGAGGTCAATCCCGAGTACATCGACGATCTGGAAGAGGCGGGCCTGGTGTTCTCCGGCAAGTCCGGTCGCCGGATGGAGATACTCGAACTGCCAGACCACCCCTACTTCTTCGGGACGCAGTTCCACCCCGAGTTCCGCTCCCGGCCCGGCCGCGCCAGCCCGCCGTTCGTCGGCTTCGTCGAGTCCATGCTCGCCGAGGACGAAGCGGTCGCGACGACGGACGCCCGCAACTGA